Proteins from a single region of Oncorhynchus tshawytscha isolate Ot180627B linkage group LG03, Otsh_v2.0, whole genome shotgun sequence:
- the LOC112240941 gene encoding sodium/myo-inositol cotransporter: MGTGVMEAADIAVVALYFILVLGIGFFAMWKANRSTVSGYFLAGRSMTWMVIGASLFVSNIGSEHFIGLAGSGAASGFAVGAWEFNALLLLQLLGWVFIPVYIHSGVYTMPEYLSKRYGGNRLKVYFAALSVLLYIFTKISVDLYAGALFIQESLGWNLYLSIILLISMTAVLTVTGGLVAVMYTDTLQAMLMIGGALSLTIISLIKVGGLEGVRTKYMLAVPNVTAILASGNFTYSASCRIEPKPDSLRLLRGPLDEDIPWPGFLLGQTPASIWYWCADQVIVQRVLAAKNIAHAKGSTLMAGFLKVLPMFIIVIPGMISRILFADEIACIGPEHCLAVCGSKAGCSNIAYPRLVMSVMPVGLRGLMMAVMIAALMSDLDSIFNSASTIFTLDIYQSARRSASQKELLLVGRLFMVVISIAWIPVIIEMQGGQMYLYIQEVAGYLTPPIAALFMLGVFWKRCNERGAFWGGMTGFVLGTTRLILAFIYREPPCDRPDDRPFFITHVHYMYVAAGLFWVSGLVAVVVSLCTPPPDEEQIRTTTLWGLRNIGKLPPKDREEMYKLTDKSPVQLNGNGDLYKDLPPDICRARCLEGEDVTLLTPPNDHDPATPSSETTPGTTPATPANQFDNSHAGLMHAEEGCCGEGGRGMRLLEWFCGFKEAAYNAHPKRTEEDERAIIEMLYEPPRTKLLLNSGLFLVCSLGIFLFVYFSL, encoded by the coding sequence ATGGGTACAGGTGTCATGGAGGCAGCGGACATAGCTGTGGTGGCTCTGTACTTCATCCTGGTGCTGGGCATCGGGTTCTTCGCCATGTGGAAGGCCAACCGCAGCACAGTGAGTGGATACTTCCTGGCGGGACGCTCCATGACATGGATGGTGATCGGAGCGTCGCTGTTTGTCAGTAACATTGGCAGTGAACACTTCATAGGCCTGGCGGGGTCGGGAGCAGCCAGTGGCTTTGCTGTGGGAGCATGGGAGTTTAACGCTCTTCTCCTGCTGCAGCTGCTGGGCTGGGTGTTCATACCTGTGTATATCCACTCTGGGGTGTACACCATGCCGGAGTACCTCTCCAAACGCTACGGAGGCAATAGACTAAAGGTGTACTTTGCTGCCCTTTCTGTGCTGCTCTATATCTTCACCAAGATCTCTGTGGACTTGTATGCCGGGGCGCTTTTCATCCAGGAGTCGTTGGGCTGGAACCTCTATCTGTCCATCATCCTGCTCATCAGTATGACCGCAGTGCTTACAGTCACTGGTGGCCTGGTCGCAGTCATGTACACGGACACCCTCCAGGCCATGCTGATGATCGGTGGAGCTCTCAGCCTGACCATCATCAGCCTGATCAAGGTCGGCGGTCTTGAAGGGGTTCGGACCAAGTACATGCTAGCTGTCCCAAATGTAACAGCTATCCTGGCCAGTGGGAACTTCACCTACTCGGCTTCCTGCCGCATTGAGCCCAAGCCAGATTCCCTGCGGCTCCTCCGGGGCCCGCTGGATGAGGATATCCCCTGGCCTGGCTTCCTTCTGGGCCAAACCCCAGCCTCCATCTGGTACTGGTGTGCCGACCAGGTCATCGTCCAGAGGGTGCTGGCTGCTAAGAACATTGCCCATGCCAAGGGCTCTACgctgatggctggcttcctgaaGGTCCTGCCCATGTTCATTATCGTCATCCCCGGGATGATCTCCCGGATCCTGTTTGCGGATGAGATTGCCTGCATCGGGCCAGAGCACTGCCTGGCTGTTTGCGGCTCTAAAGCGGGTTGCTCCAATATCGCGTATCCGCGGCTGGTCATGTCAGTGATGCCCGTGGGACTGCGAGGGCTGATGATGGCTGTGATGATTGCAGCTCTCATGAGTGATCTGGACTCCATCTTTAACAGTGCTAGCACCATCTTCACCCTGGACATCTACCAGAGCGCAAGGCGTAGTGCATCCCAGAAAGAGCTACTGTTGGTGGGCCGGCTGTTCATGGTGGTCATCAGTATCGCCTGGATCCCTGTCATCATCGAGATGCAGGGTGGCCAGATGTATCTCTACATACAGGAAGTGGCTGGATACCTCACCCCGCCCATCGCCGCCCTCTTCATGCTGGGCGTGTTCTGGAAGCGTTGCAATGAAAGAGGTGCATTCTGGGGCGGTATGACCGGATTCGTGCTGGGTACCACCCGGTTGATTCTGGCGTTTATTTATCGCGAGCCTCCCTGTGACCGGCCAGACGACAGGCCTTTCTTCATCACACATGTCCACTACATGTATGTGGCTGCTGGGCTGTTCTGGGTATCTGGACTGGTGGCTGTGGTCGTCAGTCTCTGCACCCCTCCTCCGGATGAGGAGCAGATTCGCACCACCACATTATGGGGCCTGCGTAACATTGGAAAGCTTCCCCCCAAAGACCGTGAGGAGATGTACAAGCTGACAGATAAGAGCCCTGTGCAGTTGAATGGGAATGGAGACCTCTATAAGGATCTGCCCCCAGACATCTGTAGAGCTAGGTGTCTAGAGGGGGAGGACGTCACGTTGCTAACGCCGCCTAATGACCATGACCCCGCGACCCCCAGCTCCGAGACAACCCCAGGAACGACTCCAGCAACGCCCGCCAACCAGTTTGATAATAGTCACGCAGGGCTCATGCATGCAGAGGAAGGTTGTTgtggggagggtgggaggggcaTGCGTCTGTTGGAGTGGTTCTGTGGGTTTAAAGAAGCAGCATACAATGCCCATCCCAAAAGGACAGAAGAGGACGAGAGAGCCATCATAGAGATGTTGTATGAGCCACCCAGAACCAAACTGCTGCTCAACAGTGGGCTGTTTCTGGTCTGCTCGTTGGGAATATTCCTGTTTGTCTACTtctctctatag